The genomic region ATCATAGATTTCAGCAGTTTAAAAGCACTTTTTTCTTCTGCGGTTGCCGTTCCAAGTTTTGCCTTCGTTCTCAGTTCATACATATTGTCATAAAAGACATCATCACTGATGGAAACCTCTATGGAGTCCCCGCTTGATTTCTGAATGAAAGTGTAATCATAGTTTTCAGGTATGATATACGTTTCATCCGTACCTTCAGGAGCATCAATTGTGTAATCTTCTGTCAGGTTACCAAGAATGTACAGGAATACTTCCTCATGCCCGTCAGAAGGATGTGCACTGATTATGCTCACGTCGCCTCTATGTGGTATACCTTCCCATACATCCTCAAATGAGAATGCTTCAAGGGAAGAACGATATGCACATACTCCACAAAGACATGCTTCAAGGTCATCAAAGGATATTGTTACAAGCTCTTCATCATCATATATTGAAATTTCAGGATATGAAAGCTCTCTTGCAACCATGACTTCTATCCAGTCACCAACATTGCTGTGAGGAATAAGAGCCCTGCTGCCTTCTTCCGGATAGCTGTAATCCATGTCTTCCAGAAGACGTGGGATTTTTGTGTTTGTGTAATACCCTTCACATGCAAATACCGGAATAATAATAGCATGGGATGACTCGGAAACGTTACTGACAACATTACTTATTTCAAATGATGTAAGTTCCTCATTTGACTCGTCTACATTGATAAATCCATATCTTACATCTTCGATATTGATGCCCATACTATGCCTTAAAATGAGTTTTGCTTTGTCTGAAAGGGATGCTGAGCTTTCATTCCAGCCTTCAAGATCTTCACCTGTGGTACCGTGCAAAGCAAGTATAACGGTTTCGTTCTCTGCATCCTGCACCAGTTCAGCGGCACGGTCTGCGATTATTTTTGCAATGAATGAGTGATCGTCCATTGCACCTGTCATGATAATCTCAGACTCTGTATCCACCTGAACCAGTCCTTCCTCAGGTGCTTCACTTGTAAGACCAAGAATGTACTGAATCTCACCGATGTGGCCGCTGTTTGATGAAATAAATAGTGGAACTGCGACTATCTTTGTTACACCCTGTTCTTCCAGTTTATCCACTGCATCCGGAAGAGTTTCATTTTCCACCATTTCAAGGAACCCGATCTCTATTGGATAATCAAGGTTCGTATCTTCAACTGCGGTTCTGACTGCATTGCACCAGGTCTCGCTTGTACTTCCATGAGCCACCACAAGAACTCCAATGGTTTCACTGCCTGACTCTTCTGAAGAATCACTGGCACCAGCGGGCAAACTAATTGTCAATACCACCATAAAGACCACCAGGACAGTTGCAATGGTCTTTGAAATTATTTTATGCCTATTTTTCATTAATCGTCACATCCTATTGGATGCTACTCAATAATGGTGTTAGGAATATACATAGGATATCCTAATAAAATTAGATTTTTGTTGATAACCTAACTTTTGGAAAAAACAAAAGAGAGGCATAACCCGGCTATACAAGAACTAATTATTGGATTTTGATTTTTAGTCTAAAAAATGTAGTCAGTACGAAAAAGGTAAATAGAATAAAAATATAATAGGTTTTGCTACCATGCAGCAACTATATTCAAAAGCACATTCGGCTTCCTGATAGAGCTACATAGGTCACTTTCTACAGCAGTGCAACATTATTTTTCAAACTGTTGCATGGTAGCTTCCGCACATTTTCTTTTTGTAAATATCGGACCCTGATTAAATATCTGAAGATTTAGACATTACTTTGGCTCTGTAAAAATCCTGCTCAGAAAACATAATTGGATTCTGTAAACTGTGTCATTGCAAGGCATGAAACATTGAATGAAATATAGACTTCAGATTTTAGATGTTCTGAATAGTATCTCTGAACTACTGTAAAATTATAAGATTAAATTATAGGATTTTAGTCAAATGCTTACTTTTTTAATGGCAACGCCCATTACCTAAAATTATTTGGGAGCTCTACAAATACACCTAAAATATATAGATAAGACGTCGAAAAATTGTTTACCAAAATAATTTTTTGAATACAAAACTAGGTGACGAATATGAAAATAAATAACAAGAAAACAATATTGACAGGTGCATTTCTGTTACTGGCATTGATTGTAGCCATGCCCACAGTAGCTGCAACAGCCTATAATTATTCAGATACTCCTGGAACCACCGATACCCTGATAGCAAGAATGTACAGCAATACTACAATGTCATGGTCTGCGACATCTGTTCAGGACCTGATAGATTCATACCCTGATGGAGACTTTTCATTTGAAAGTGTTCCGGATGGAAATTATAAACTCTATCTTGCATACTGGATTGATGCCATGAATGCCTGGGGAGTAGGCACTAGTGACGTAGTTACTGTACAAAACGGACAGGTCCTTGAAAGTGTAAGTGTGAAGGTGTATTTAGTTAATTCCTCAGACAGCGATTACCCAAGCACTCCAGCAGAACAAGCATGGGCCATGGGTTTCTTAAACACTGTACAGAACTCTACAGTATACCCATCATCCGGCAATGGTGCAATATCAGGAACTGCTACTACATTTGACACAGCCAATACAATCCCCATGAATGCGTGTAGAGGTGCAACAATAGGATTATGGCAACTTGGATAATTGCATCCTGCCGCATTGTAAAATGCTGCAACAATATTTTATTTTGAACATACAGGCACCTCTGAATAAAATAATGGTGTCGTTTTCTTTTTTGACTTTAAACATGATTAATGCAGTCCTGGAAGCATCGAATACCAACCCTTCAGAGAGATTTAAAATAATGACCTTTGGTACCACTCACATCAATTTGAAAATCATAGGTTACAGGTCAATTAACTAATTGTTTTAGCATTTAACCGATTTCCTAATTTTGTTTGGATGTATAATTAATACACCTAATGTATATAGGGTACCCTCACAAAGATTGTTTTTACTAAATGGTTTTTGAAATCAATATTTGGTGGTAAATATGAAGTACAGACAGAAAACAATATTGACTGGTGCTTTAATAGTGCTGGTATTAATTATGGGTGTCCCGTTTACGGCAGCAACATATAACTTTTCAAACGGACCGGGCGAAAATGACATCCTTGTAGCAACGGCATTCACGAATGAAACGAAAACATATGGAACACTTGAACAAATATCAAATGCTCCTGATGGGGACTTCACATTTTCAGAGTTGCCAGACGGAGAGTATAAGCTTTATTTTTCATACTGGATTCCTGAAATGACTGGCTGGGGTGTGGGAGATACCACGGTCACTATTGAAAACGGAGAAACATTAGAAAATCTGTTGTTTAATGGAACTCTTCTATATGGAGACAACGACTCTTACTTATGGCCTCAGGCTGAAGCATTGTATGACAGCATAGTCAATGGAACCGTAATTCCTGTATCAGGATCAGGTTCTATATCAGGGACAGCAGGCTTCTTTGATTCCAGCGATACCGCCACAGATTACATGAAATTTGCAAGGGGAGCTGCAATCGGACTATGGAAAGTACAAGAAGAAGAAGAAGAAGAAAATGTGCTTCCTGTAGCAAATTTCAGCTCAAATGTAACCGCAGGCAACCCACCTCTGACCGTGCAGTTCACTGACAATTCAACTGGGGCCAATAGTTGGTCATGGGATCTAAATGGTGACGGAATAGAGGATTCAAATGAAACAAATCCGAAGTTCACATATACAGAGACAGGTACTTACAACGTAAGCCTTACTGTGAGCAATACAGGAGGTAGTGATACCGAAACAAAATCAGATTACATCTACTTATGTAATCCGCTATTCCAACCTGGTGAAAACGATATCCTGGTAGCAAAAGGAGTTACTAATGCTACGAAAACATATGGTTCTTTTGAGAACATATTGAGTTCCTCTGACGGAGACTTCGCTTTCTCAGACTTGCCTGACGGAGAGTATGAGATTTATTTCTCATACTGGATTCCTATAATGGCTTCCTGGGGCGTGGGCAAATTACCGGTTACCATCGAGGATGGGCAAGCCGTGGAAGGCCTATTGTTTAACGGGAGCACGCTGTCTAATGACGACTGCTCATTTATGTGGCCCCAGGCTGAAACACTGAAGGATAAAATAGATAATGGAACTGTAACCCCTGTTTCAGGATCAGGCTCCATATCAGGAACAGCAGGATATTTTAATAGCACTGGCGCACCCTCCGCCTACATGTACTTCGCAAGGAATGCCTCCATAGGACTATGGAAAGTGGCAGAGGAAAA from Methanolobus tindarius DSM 2278 harbors:
- a CDS encoding sirohydrochlorin chelatase is translated as MKNRHKIISKTIATVLVVFMVVLTISLPAGASDSSEESGSETIGVLVVAHGSTSETWCNAVRTAVEDTNLDYPIEIGFLEMVENETLPDAVDKLEEQGVTKIVAVPLFISSNSGHIGEIQYILGLTSEAPEEGLVQVDTESEIIMTGAMDDHSFIAKIIADRAAELVQDAENETVILALHGTTGEDLEGWNESSASLSDKAKLILRHSMGINIEDVRYGFINVDESNEELTSFEISNVVSNVSESSHAIIIPVFACEGYYTNTKIPRLLEDMDYSYPEEGSRALIPHSNVGDWIEVMVARELSYPEISIYDDEELVTISFDDLEACLCGVCAYRSSLEAFSFEDVWEGIPHRGDVSIISAHPSDGHEEVFLYILGNLTEDYTIDAPEGTDETYIIPENYDYTFIQKSSGDSIEVSISDDVFYDNMYELRTKAKLGTATAEEKSAFKLLKSMMQEKMTYGPSEELFDVSTSLSDGLPISSGWNFISVPSELNDASVDSVFEDIEYDVVLYYNTSSGMWEQGGVDFTELEPLKAYWIKNSLGYSQFVSSDKLKPAVPAVPATISLHKGWNAIGYSDAADSLSAKMTLQSMDDSYSLIKGPYYSETMSYGYVGHNGETGVISGSHVGTDSFEMAPYNGYWILVTQETILYGF